The following DNA comes from Novipirellula caenicola.
CAATGGGGTTCGAAACGTTCGGATTCGCCGGAGGCCGCGAGGACGTGTGGGAACCTCAGCAAGACATCTATTGGGGGCCCGAGACGGAGTGGTTGGGTGATGAGCGATACAGCGGTGATCGCGAACTCGAAAACCCGTTGGCCGCGGTGCAAATGGGGTTGATCTATGTCAATCCCGAAGGCCCCAACGGAAAACCCGATCCGCTTGCTGCCGCCAAGGACATTCGCGATACGTTTGGCCGGATGGCAATGAATGATGAAGAGACGGTGGCATTGATCGCGGGCGGTCACACGTTCGGAAAAGCGCATGGTGCGGCGGATCCGAGCAAGTACGTCGGTCCTGCGCCCGAAGGGGCTAGTATCGAAGAGCAAGGACTTGGTTGGAAAAATTCGTACGGCACTGGTAACGCGGGCGATACCATCACCAGCGGATTGGAAGGGGCTTGGTCATCCACTCCGGCCGAATGGTCGCACGAGTACTTCGAAAACCTGTTCGCCTATGATTGGGTTTTGACCAAGAGTCCCGCGGGAGCCCACCAGTGGACTCCGAAGGACGAATCCGCAAAGGGAACCGTCCCCGATGCTCATGATCCGTCGAAATCGCATGCTCCGATGATGTTCACCACCGACTTGGCTTTGAAGATGGACCCGATCTATGGTCCGATCTCAAAGCGATTTCACGAAAATCCCGACGAGTTTGAAAAGGCGTTTGCCAAGGCGTGGTACAAATTGACGCATCGCGATATGGGACCCTATTCGCGTCTGCTCGGATCCGAAGTGCCTGAGCCGCAATTGTGGCAAGACCCGGTTCCCGCAGTCGATCACGAATTGATTGACGATCAAGATATCGCCGATCTGAAAACCAAGGTTCTTGAATCAGGGTTGTCGATTTCGCAGTTGTTGGAAACCGCATGGGCATCGGCATCGACGTTCCGTGGTAGCGACAAGCGAGGCGGCGCCAACGGAGCACGCCTTCGTTTGGCACCTCAAAAGGATTGGGCTGTGAATCAGCCCGCAGAGTTAGCCAAAGTGTTGCAGAAACTCGAGAAGATCCAGAAGGATTTCAATGGATCGCAAACCGGTGACAAACGGGTCTCGTTGGCCGATGTGATTGTGTTGGCCGGCGCGGCTGCGGTCGAACAAGCCGCGAAAAACGGCGGTCACGATGTGCAGGTTCCCTTTGTGCCGGGGCGAACCGACGCGTCGCAGGAACAAACCGATGTCGAGGCGTTTGCGGTGCTCGAACCGACTGCCGATGGCTTTCGCAACTACGTTGCTCACGGCAAATTGGACCGAGCCGCCGAAGAGATGTTGGTCGATCGAGCGAACTTGTTGACGTTGACCGCCCCAGAGATGACGGTGTTGATCGGCGGAATGCGAGTCTTGAACGCAAATGCCGACGAGATGAAATTGGGAGTGTTCACGGATCAGACCGAAACGCTTTCGAATGACTTTTTTGTCAACTTGTTGGACATGAACACGGTATGGAAAAAGTCCGAAGTATGCGAGCACTTCTATGAAGGACGTGACCGCGAAACCGGAAACGTGAAATGGCGTGCCAGCTCGGTCGATCTCGTGTTTGGTTCAAATTCGCAGCTGCGAGCAATCGCCGAGGTATATGCCTCGGATGATGCCAAGACAAAATTTGTCAACGACTTCGTGGCGGCTTGGAGCAAGGTGATGCAGCTGGATCGCTTTGACCTGGACCGAAACGTTCAAAAGGGGACGCAGTACGCGACGGCGTCGGGACGTTAAGCAGCCCGCAGGGTTGCACGTGTGAGAGATGATTGCCCATTAGGCGGTTGATCTCTCGTGCGGGCGACCACAGACGGCTCGTCCGTCGACGTGATGCACGTTGAAAATCGGAATGTGGGATGAGGGTTCTATGCGGTCGCGGGTGGAGCGACAACCTGGAACTCGATCCCACATCTTTTCGTTCAACGCACACCACGGGGCCTCGTTTCGGCGGGCCTTTCGTGTCCTGATACCGACGGGAATTGAGTTTTTTTCCCGTAATTATTTGATTGCATCGCGGGTGGCCCCGATATAAGGGACAGGTTGGTACAGTCGTAGGGGTTATGAACGCCTCGATTTGAATGAGCAAGCAAACTCGAGGATTCAGGTGCAGAACTGGAAACTGCAACTATCGCTGCAGGCGGTCACGCTGTTTGCGACGCTGGCACCGCTGCACGCCGAATCTCCGGCAGTCCAACCTCCGGTCGCCCCATCGGCTGGTTTCGCGTCGATTGATCCGCCGGCACCTTCGCCGCCGCTGCTACAGGATCATTCGTTTTCTACGGGGCTCCAAAGCTCTACGAGGATCCAAGGTTCTACAGGGATTCAAAGCGACCCCTATCGAGCCTACGCCGCCTTCACCGGACGCGGCGATGAACACAGCCGGCTGCACACCGATCTATTTGTTCCGCTGATTTCGGACCGTCAGAATCTGTTGTTTTCGGATATCCGGGGGCAATTTCTCAGCGGTGGTGGTGCCGAGGGCAATGTTGGCTTAGTGTACCGGCACATGGTCGCCAGCGATTACATTGTCGGGGTCTATGGATTTTATGACGTTAAACGTTCCGCCAACGAGAATACGTTCCACCAAGCCACGATTGGCGGCGAACTGCTAACGGATGTTTGGGATTTTCGCTGGAACGGGTACCTGCCCGAAGGCGGTTCTGTGCACGCGGTCGACGCGAGTGCGGTCATTTCCAACGGCAACTTGGTGGTGCAAAACAACCAAGAACGCGCTTACGCGGGGACGGACGCCGAGGTCGGGTTGCTGCTGTGTCGCATCCCCAACTACTTTGACAGCGAGCTTCGCGGTTTTGTCGGGGCCTATCATTTCGACACGAATTCACCCACGGCCGAATCAATCCAGGGGCCGCGGGTACGTGCCGAATTGCGGTCCTTTGACTTGCCGTTTTTGTCGTTGGATTCTCGATTGACGTTGGGGGTGCAATATCAGCACGACAGCGTTCGTGATTCTCAGACCTCGGCTACGATTGGTGTGCGAATGCCGTTTGGTCCCGATCGCCGTCGTCATCGCCGCATGTCACGAATCGAACGACGGATGACGGACGTGGTCGTTCGCGATGTCGATGTCGTCACGCACACAACGCCAACCCCCGGCGGTCAAGAAGTTGCCGTCCACGCGCTCTATGATTTCGAGATCGGATCGGTGACGGTGCTCGATGCGAGCACTGCCGATCTGCCCGCCGCGGTGGCAAGTGCCACGACGGACTCGGTAATCATCGATGGCGGTCGCGGTAATATCTACCTGTCCCAGCCGATCGAGGTCCAAGACGGTCAGCAAATACTTGGCGGTGGGTTGCAGGTCAAAGGGGCCGATACAGGGATCCACGCCTATTACGGAACCCCGGTGAACTTGTACGGAACGGACGAGACCCAAGCGGTCATCCTAACAGCGGACAACAGCGTCATTTCGGGGTTCAATATCTTTGGCGGTCTGCACGGTATTTCCAGCGACCTGCCGAGCGGTTTGGATGACCTCGTCGACGTGCTGATTTTTAGTAACAACGTGACCGGAGCCGCCGACAGCGGATTCCGCTTTGGAACCCTCGATGCCGATAGTATCATCGCCCACAACCGCGCGACCGACAATGGTGCGCACGGTTTTGATATCGAACAAAACGAAGGCTTGTTTGTTCAGAACAATGCGCTTGGCAATGCCGAAAACGGATTCGATTTGTTCGACAACGACGGCGAGGTGTCGCTAAACCGCTCGCTACGCAACGAAGGGTTCGGGTTCTTCGCCGACGACAACTCAGGCAACATTGACGAGAACGAAGCGTACGAAAATGGACTGAGCGGTTTCGACTTTCTTGACAACACCGGATCGATCGCGGGGAACTTGTCGGCAGACAATGGGTTGCAAGGATTTACGTTCGCTCGCAACAACGGCGTTATCGAAGACAACTTGGCCTTCGACAACGGCGGTTTTGGATTCGACTTTGCCGACAACGACGGTACCGTCCAAGGAAACTTGGCGTTTGACAACGGCGATGTTGGATTTGATTTTGCCGACAACTTTGGCTTGTTCCAAGAAAATATCGCGACGGGGAACTTCGGTGCCGGGTTCGACTTCGTCAACAACTCGGGGCAATTCCTAGCGAACGAAGCGATCGAAAACAGCGGCAGCGGTTTTGACTTTGTTGAAAATACGGCTGCCGGTACGTTCTCGAACAACGTCGCCGAAGACAATGGCGAATTCGGGTACGACGGAACCAATTCGGGAACGGCGGTGAACAACACCGGTGCGGACAACGAGGACGGCAATGACACCTTTCCTTAACAGGTAGCGACAACAGCGTGGTTTCGCTGGCGAAGCTTGCTCAGTGTTTCGGTCCGCAGTCGCGGGTTGCCGATCATTGGATGCCAGGTTCGCGACGACGAAATGCCGCAAAACACTGCAGATAAAACAACACGGTCTTTGGCCGAACGGCAGCAACATGGACGGGAGTCGCGAGCACCGATGCCGCAACCAAGCACAAACATCACTCAGAACTCACTGCGATCACTTGCCGCATTCGGCGTGGTGATCCTGTTCGTCCTGAATTCATCGTCGCTGTTTTCACAGCAGCTCGCTCTGCCGCTGACGGATCCGGTCATGCAGGCACCCCAGATCCAAGCTCCGCAAATGCAAGCCCCGCAAATGCAGGGACGGGGATTGGCCGCCCCCGGACTAGTTGTTGACGACAACGCACCGCAACCCGGTGCAGCAACCGCGAAAAACGAGGCGATTGCGGCCGACGCCCGGGTCGCCCGTCTGTTTGGCGAGGTCAGCCAGGTGGACGAATTGCCGGCCGACCGTGGACCGCTGGCTCGTTCGCCGGCCGCCGACGCGGTGTTTCGTGACGAGGCACTTGGACGACGCACCGCCGATGTCGGCGATTTGCTGAGACGTTCCAAAGGTGCTCACGGGGTGTCGATCCAGAATCGTACGCCCATCGTCAGCGACACGCGTGTGCGTGGTCAACGAGTGGGGCAAGTTCTTGCATCCGGTTCTTACTGGGCACCCGCCCGGATGGACTTGGATACGATGATGAGCAAGATTGATTCGCGGTTGGTCGAGGATTCGATTTTGATCAAAGGTCCCTACGCCAGTCGATATGGACCTGGGTTTCGCTTTGTTGACCTCGAGTTCTTGCAATCGCCACGCTACGAAAACGGCTACGAAGGTCACGGTTCGACCAGCGGAACCTACACCTCCAATGGCGAGCAATTCTATGGCCGTCAATCATTCTGGGGCGGCAGCGATGACTATGGTTTTCACATCAGCTACGGTCACCGCACCGGCAACGATTACGAAACCGGACAGGATGGATTCTTTATCCCAGCGAGCTACAAGTCGCGAGACCTGTTTGTCGCTTACGGCTTCGATTTGAATGATCATGAAAAGGTCGAATTCAACGCCTTGCGATTGGATCAAACCGATCTCGAGTTTCCGGGGTTGGTTACCGATTTGAACTTTTTGATCACCGATGGTTACGAGATCACCTACACCAACGATGCCCCGTCGTTTGCAGATCGATTCACCAGCGAAGTTTGGTACAACCGAACGCGGTTCGAGGGCGACACGCGGCGCCCCGGCAAGGCACGGCAGATCCCATCGCTTGTCGATGCATTCCAGCCTTCGTTCCTCGGCGCTGCCGATGGTTCCACGACCACCGATGGCGATGCGCTCTCAGCCGGTTACCGTTTCGAGTCGACATTTTTCTCGTGTGGTTCTCAGACCTCCGTCGGGACCGACCTGATTTATCTGAACCAAGAACTCAACGAATACGACTACTACGACCCCGACCCTAACGACAACAACTTTCCGATTCCACGCAGCGATTCGATCGACGTAGGAGCCTATGTGGAGCGGATCATTCAGTGGGACGAGGACGTGGTCGTGACCGCAGGCACGCGAATTGACGGCGTGTTTACCGATTCACGTGACATCGTCGCCGGAGTCCCTGAACCGCTCAGCGTGCTCGAAGACACGACGCTGGACAAGGAATTCTTGTTGGGATCGGCCTACCTGACCGCAAACCGAAATCTTGGGGCGGGGTGGAACAGCAGCGCTGGGATGGGGTTTGCCATGCGACAACCCACGCTGACTGAAATGTATGCCGAATACACCTTCATCGGTTCGCTGCAGCGAGGGTTGACGTTTCTCGATGGCGATCCCGAACTCGAATCCGAGCGTTTGTACCAATTTGACCTCGGACTGCAATACACTTCCGACGATGTCACGTTCGGTGTGCATGGACACCATGCTTGGATTCAAAACTACATCACGTACGATTTGTTTGATCCGGCGGGAACCGTCGACGGGTTTCAACAAGGAGCATCGTTCGTCAATACGGATCTAGCGACCTTGAGTGGATTCGAGACCTATGGGCAAGTCGAGTTGACATCGATGGTGTCCACGTTCGGCATCTTGACTTATCTCGAAGGCCGCGATCACACTCGGCTCGAACCATCGCGGCACACCGGAGACACAGTTCGCAGCGGCAACAGCACGGTGGACGAAGAACCGCTGCCGGGGATCGCGCCGATGGAAGCCCGTGTCGGTTTTCTGATTCATGACCCCAGTGCCGAAGATCGCTGGGGCGTTGAGCTGGCTGCCCGTATCGTCGACAACCAAGATCGAGTGGCGACAACGCTACAAGAGATCGAGACGCCCGGATTCACGGTCTACGACATTCGTAGCTACCGACGCTTTGGCAACTTGCTGGTTACCAGCGGCTTTGAGAATTTGACGAACAAGTTCTACCGCGAGCATATCGATTATCGCTCGGGACTTGGCGTGTTTCGCCCCGGATTCGCCTTCTACGTCGGCGGCGAGCTCACGTATTAATGTGGGATAGGCTTCCAGCCTGTCGTCGGGTGCAAGGCATTCGGGTCCATATCGATTATCGCTCGGGACTTGGCGTGTTTCGCTCCGGATTCGCGTTCTACGTCGGCGCCGAGCTCACGTATTGATGTGGGATAGGCTTTCAGCCTGTCATCGGGTGCAAGGCATTCGCGTCCATATCGATTATCGCTCGGGACTTGGCGTGTTTCGTCCCGGATTCGCCTTCTACGTCGGCGCCGAGCTCACGTATGAATGTGAGATAGGCTTCCAGCCTGTCATCGGGTGCAAGGCATTCGCGTCTCGGGCGTCGACCTCTACAAACCACACCCAAACGATCCGCGACGAAAAAGACTTCCAATGATGACGGAGGGGAAATCTGGCCCATCACCGCACTAACCGCAGACGCGGTTACGGCCCGAGCGTTTGGCTTCATAAAGTTGTTGGTCTGCCGCACCGAGCAGGGCACTCGAGGTTTTAGGTTGGCCTGGGTTCAAGACCGTGAATCCAAAACTGGCGGTGATCGGCAACGGTCCCGCAGCGGTGTCAAAAGGAGTATCGGCCACCGCGTGGCGGCAGCGTTCGGACATCTCACGAGCATCGTCGTGTCCGGTGGCCGCCAACAGCAAACAAAATTCTTCGCCTCCATAACGTGCCAGCAGATCGTCGCTGCGACAGATGTCACCAATGCGTTTTCCAAACGTTCGCAGCACCTCGTCGCCGACAAGATGCCCGTAGGTGTCATTGATCGATTTGAAATGATCGATATCGACCATCACCACCGACATCTCCATTTGTGCACGAGTCGAACGAGCGATTTCTCGGTTCAACGCTTCCATCAAGTAGCGTTTGTTCATCGTTCCGGTCAATGCATCACGCGTCATCGCACTGTAGACGGTCTCGTGATATTGCGTCTCGACGCATCCCGCGGACAAGAATCGAAATAGGAAACTGCCGATTCGGATCGTATCGCCGCTCCGCAAGGGACAGCCCGAGTCGATCAATTTTTCGTTGACAAACGTGCCGTTGGTACTGCCGAGATCGCGAACCAAGTATCCATCTTGACTGCGAATCAACATCGCGTGTTGACGTGAAACGCTGCTGTCAAACAGCGGAAGATCGGTTTCAGGCGATCGGCCAATCGAAAACTGATCGTCTTCGAGTAATTGCATGCCCTCGATCACATCGGGCGGATAGATCTGGACTAAACAACATTCGGTTTCGCACGGGCTTGGATCGATAATCCGTTGTCGTCGCAGCGTCGCCTCGTTGTGATTTTCGCCGCTGGGGGTTACCGGGAATGCAGCGGCATCGATCGATTCGTGATGAATGGAGGCGGAATGGGGCATGATGGTTCGTTCTTAATCAAGATTACTGGGCAAGCGGATGAAAGGCCGTGACTTGCCAAGGTTTTGTTTGCTTTTCCAAACATGGGTCACGCGATGGCAAAACACGTGGCTCGATCGATTTCAATCACTCGCTCGAACGTGATTCGGTGTCGGTTGGCGCGATGTTATCGATCGTGCCGATCGCTCCTTGCGGGATCGCGTCGGTTTCGACCGTCGCTTGTTGGATGTTGGCCACTGCATCACGCAGCTGGCCGAGGCGTTGATCTTGCGGGGCGGTTAATGTTTGATCAGCGACCCAGCAATCTTGGCGTTGTACCGAATCCAAGTGTTTTGCCGCTGCATCCATGTTGCCTTGGTTTGTATGGTGGGCGGCAAGCAGCACTTCGGATCGCATCCAGTTGAGGGTGTCGTCGATCGTCAAGTTTTCGTAGTCCTTCAGGATCTCGAACGCGGATGTCGCCTTCTGGGCGTGTTCAATCGATTCGTTTGCAATGACGTTTGCGTTCTGTGCGGATTCCAGCGTGACCATCGCAAGGGCATGGTGCGTTTGGGCGTAACGGCGTAATCGGTCCGCCGTCACCTCTTCTCTCAGCAACGCTTCGTACGTCTGCAACGATTGTCGCAGCAGCCGCGTCGCCAGTTCGGGATTTCGAGGGTTTCCGTTCGCCAACAGTTGTCCCAAGTTGTTCTCGGCGGTTGCCAAGTTGACACGGTAAAAACCATCGTCATCGGTAAGCTGCCAAGCGGTTTCAAGCAGCCGAATCGAAGCTTCAAAATCGGCGGTCGCGTCGGCGTGACGTCCGATCGCAACCAAGCTGTTTCCGCGTTCTAGCAGTGCGTGAGCGAGCGATTGCATATAGTCGATACGATCCGGATCGGCCGTTAGCCATCGCTTCAAGTCGTCGATCAAGACCGACCAAGACTCTGCGGCAAGTTGATGTTGTCCTGCCTGTGTCAATCTTCCGCAGTGGTCGGTTTGAATATTTTCAGACAGTCGGCGATCTCCCACGGTGCCTCGCCGTTTAGTCAACCAACGCGCGACCTGTAGCGATTGTTGGTACGACGCTTCATTCCACTGCCAATCCGATGGTGGATTGTTCAGGATCGCAAAACGCATCGCCAACTCCAAACGAACAAACGCCGATGCCACGCGAGCTGAGAACGGGTCAAGCGGTGGAAGTGAGTCGTTTGATTTGGCGTGATAGTGTGGTTGGATGATTTGCCACAGCCATAGTCGGGCCGAGGTGATGCGGTCCTGCGAAGGTAAGTTGGCGGTGGATTGATCGCTGATCAACAACTGCCCTATCAACGATTGGATGCGTTCGAGATGAAACAAATAGTCAATGGATCCAGTTTCGATCGCGGACGATGTCGTGTTCGCCGCAAGTGAGACAGGTGTCACGATGGAATCAAGGTTGCCGGACGGGGCTGATTGCAGCAGTGATTCGGCAGCGCGGTAATGCTGTTGTGCTTGTTCGGGTTTCCCGGTCAAGCGATAGAGATCGCCCAATCGAAGCGAGGCCTTGGCTCGTTCCAGCAATGCAATCCGTTCGGTGTTGTCGGTCGAAACGGACAGGGATCGACCGGAGGATGCGTCGATTACGAAATCAGCCGAAGGTGCGGACGCGAGATTTTGTTTGGTGATGCGGTCATACTGGTCAATCGCACGCTCTAATAACTCCGATCGCAGTGTCGCCATGCCGGGGTAGAATTGAAGCGATCCGCTCAGTTCGACCAACCATGTGTCGGTCGCATCACGGGCCTCGGCCAGACTCAGGATCGCTTCGCGATGCGCTCGCTGTGCCTCGATACGGGCGAGTTGCTCCGCGCGATGCGACTGTTTGATCACAATGGCGAATGCGATCGAAGCGATCAGCAGTACCGCGACGCTGATCGCGATCGTGGCAGCCATTCCTTGATGATGACGGCTCCAGCGAATGCTTCGCTGGATCGGGCTTTCACGATGCACCGAGACGGGATCGCCGGCAATGAACCGCCGCACGTCGCTGGCCAATTGGTCTGCGCTGCGATAGCGATCCTTAGCAGAGGCCGACATCGCTTTGTTGACAATCGATACCAGCGGCGATGGCGTTCGCGGCTGGATCGTTCGCAGGTCGGTATACGAGGCGTTTCGGACTTGTTCTAAAATCGTTTCGACCGACTGGCCGTGATAGGGATGACGGCCTGCGATGACAGTGTAGAGCACCACCCCAAGCGAATAGATGTCCGAGGCCTGGTCGATCTTTGAAATATCGCCGGCTGCCTGTTCCGGAGACATGTACGCGGGCGTGCCCACGATGGTTCCGTCCGGCTCGATCATCGATGAGACCTCGGCCTGTGTCTCGCAGACATTAGGACGTTCGTCGCTGTGCTGCTGAACGGCGTTTCGGTTCACCGACTGTGCCAATCCCCAATCCAACACGATCGTTTCACCGAAATCGCTGATCATCACATTGGATGGTTTCAGATCGCGATGAATAATGCCTCGTTGGTGCGCGTAGGCGACGGCGTTGCAGACATCGACGAAGCGTTGCAGCAGTGGTTCGAGTGATTCGCCGAACTGGAAACGCGTCTGACGTTTGGTGGTGTATTGCTGATGATGGTGTTGGATGAATTCGCGAAACGTCAAGCCGTCGAGCAACTTCATCACATAGAACGCATCCCGCTGATCTCTCATCTCGTGGACCGGAACGATCCCGGGATGTTGCAATTGGCTGGTCACCTTGGCTTCATGCAGAAAACGTTGACGTTCCTGCTCAGTCACGTCGTCGGCGTCACTAAAGCGTTTGACGGCAACTTCGCGATCCAATTGGCGATCGACCGCTTTTTCGACGATGCCCCATCCGCCTCGCCCCACCTCGCCGAGACTCTCGTAGCGTGATGGCGTGTGGCGACCCTCGTTGGCTAGTTTGGTTGGATTCGCATGGCCGCATGAATCCGGGGTGGGATTCGATCCGATCGTGACATCCGGGATCGAATTGGACGAGGCCGAGGGACGCTGGCGATTTCGTCGAGAGCGTGAGCGGCTTCGTTTTGCCGATGCGTCGCTTGGGTTCAATCCATCACTGCTAAATCCGTCAGAGCAAGTCGCGTCAGATTGGAGGCCACTCGATGGAGTGCAAAGCCGGCTTGTCGAGTCAGGGTGATTTGATTCAGAGTTTGTCATGCCGGCGGTTATTGCGAAGTCACTTGCTGCCCCGAGTCTGCGACCCGATATTCCTTGTTCCGCTGGAAACGTAGGTTGTGCTGTTGTGCCGGTGCGTGACGGTGACTGCGCAAAACGCTCATGTCTGCAATGAACAACTCGCCAACGAAGCGGTTGCACTAGTCCTAACGAATATCCGTATCGAAACGAGCAACCAAGGGACGCCCACGGCTTCAAAACACGCGTGCGTGGTATCCGGCTGCGTATGC
Coding sequences within:
- the katG gene encoding catalase/peroxidase HPI, encoding MTNRTRFARTLTSFAMLCIAAPGFAQVKPDAIPLGEMNTEKEDASKQQPASKCPVMGAVTDPSQRHTAAGVYQNGDWWPNQLNLQILHQNSAKSNPMGSDFNYAEAFEELDLDAVKKDINELMTTSQDWWPADYGHYGPFFIRMAWHSAGTYRVADGRGGAGYGTQRFAPLNSWPDNGNLDKARRLLWPIKQKYGNKISWADLMVLTGNCALESMGFETFGFAGGREDVWEPQQDIYWGPETEWLGDERYSGDRELENPLAAVQMGLIYVNPEGPNGKPDPLAAAKDIRDTFGRMAMNDEETVALIAGGHTFGKAHGAADPSKYVGPAPEGASIEEQGLGWKNSYGTGNAGDTITSGLEGAWSSTPAEWSHEYFENLFAYDWVLTKSPAGAHQWTPKDESAKGTVPDAHDPSKSHAPMMFTTDLALKMDPIYGPISKRFHENPDEFEKAFAKAWYKLTHRDMGPYSRLLGSEVPEPQLWQDPVPAVDHELIDDQDIADLKTKVLESGLSISQLLETAWASASTFRGSDKRGGANGARLRLAPQKDWAVNQPAELAKVLQKLEKIQKDFNGSQTGDKRVSLADVIVLAGAAAVEQAAKNGGHDVQVPFVPGRTDASQEQTDVEAFAVLEPTADGFRNYVAHGKLDRAAEEMLVDRANLLTLTAPEMTVLIGGMRVLNANADEMKLGVFTDQTETLSNDFFVNLLDMNTVWKKSEVCEHFYEGRDRETGNVKWRASSVDLVFGSNSQLRAIAEVYASDDAKTKFVNDFVAAWSKVMQLDRFDLDRNVQKGTQYATASGR
- a CDS encoding right-handed parallel beta-helix repeat-containing protein, which gives rise to MQNWKLQLSLQAVTLFATLAPLHAESPAVQPPVAPSAGFASIDPPAPSPPLLQDHSFSTGLQSSTRIQGSTGIQSDPYRAYAAFTGRGDEHSRLHTDLFVPLISDRQNLLFSDIRGQFLSGGGAEGNVGLVYRHMVASDYIVGVYGFYDVKRSANENTFHQATIGGELLTDVWDFRWNGYLPEGGSVHAVDASAVISNGNLVVQNNQERAYAGTDAEVGLLLCRIPNYFDSELRGFVGAYHFDTNSPTAESIQGPRVRAELRSFDLPFLSLDSRLTLGVQYQHDSVRDSQTSATIGVRMPFGPDRRRHRRMSRIERRMTDVVVRDVDVVTHTTPTPGGQEVAVHALYDFEIGSVTVLDASTADLPAAVASATTDSVIIDGGRGNIYLSQPIEVQDGQQILGGGLQVKGADTGIHAYYGTPVNLYGTDETQAVILTADNSVISGFNIFGGLHGISSDLPSGLDDLVDVLIFSNNVTGAADSGFRFGTLDADSIIAHNRATDNGAHGFDIEQNEGLFVQNNALGNAENGFDLFDNDGEVSLNRSLRNEGFGFFADDNSGNIDENEAYENGLSGFDFLDNTGSIAGNLSADNGLQGFTFARNNGVIEDNLAFDNGGFGFDFADNDGTVQGNLAFDNGDVGFDFADNFGLFQENIATGNFGAGFDFVNNSGQFLANEAIENSGSGFDFVENTAAGTFSNNVAEDNGEFGYDGTNSGTAVNNTGADNEDGNDTFP
- a CDS encoding TonB-dependent receptor → MPQPSTNITQNSLRSLAAFGVVILFVLNSSSLFSQQLALPLTDPVMQAPQIQAPQMQAPQMQGRGLAAPGLVVDDNAPQPGAATAKNEAIAADARVARLFGEVSQVDELPADRGPLARSPAADAVFRDEALGRRTADVGDLLRRSKGAHGVSIQNRTPIVSDTRVRGQRVGQVLASGSYWAPARMDLDTMMSKIDSRLVEDSILIKGPYASRYGPGFRFVDLEFLQSPRYENGYEGHGSTSGTYTSNGEQFYGRQSFWGGSDDYGFHISYGHRTGNDYETGQDGFFIPASYKSRDLFVAYGFDLNDHEKVEFNALRLDQTDLEFPGLVTDLNFLITDGYEITYTNDAPSFADRFTSEVWYNRTRFEGDTRRPGKARQIPSLVDAFQPSFLGAADGSTTTDGDALSAGYRFESTFFSCGSQTSVGTDLIYLNQELNEYDYYDPDPNDNNFPIPRSDSIDVGAYVERIIQWDEDVVVTAGTRIDGVFTDSRDIVAGVPEPLSVLEDTTLDKEFLLGSAYLTANRNLGAGWNSSAGMGFAMRQPTLTEMYAEYTFIGSLQRGLTFLDGDPELESERLYQFDLGLQYTSDDVTFGVHGHHAWIQNYITYDLFDPAGTVDGFQQGASFVNTDLATLSGFETYGQVELTSMVSTFGILTYLEGRDHTRLEPSRHTGDTVRSGNSTVDEEPLPGIAPMEARVGFLIHDPSAEDRWGVELAARIVDNQDRVATTLQEIETPGFTVYDIRSYRRFGNLLVTSGFENLTNKFYREHIDYRSGLGVFRPGFAFYVGGELTY
- a CDS encoding GGDEF domain-containing protein, whose product is MPHSASIHHESIDAAAFPVTPSGENHNEATLRRQRIIDPSPCETECCLVQIYPPDVIEGMQLLEDDQFSIGRSPETDLPLFDSSVSRQHAMLIRSQDGYLVRDLGSTNGTFVNEKLIDSGCPLRSGDTIRIGSFLFRFLSAGCVETQYHETVYSAMTRDALTGTMNKRYLMEALNREIARSTRAQMEMSVVMVDIDHFKSINDTYGHLVGDEVLRTFGKRIGDICRSDDLLARYGGEEFCLLLAATGHDDAREMSERCRHAVADTPFDTAAGPLPITASFGFTVLNPGQPKTSSALLGAADQQLYEAKRSGRNRVCG
- a CDS encoding serine/threonine-protein kinase, with the translated sequence MNPSDASAKRSRSRSRRNRQRPSASSNSIPDVTIGSNPTPDSCGHANPTKLANEGRHTPSRYESLGEVGRGGWGIVEKAVDRQLDREVAVKRFSDADDVTEQERQRFLHEAKVTSQLQHPGIVPVHEMRDQRDAFYVMKLLDGLTFREFIQHHHQQYTTKRQTRFQFGESLEPLLQRFVDVCNAVAYAHQRGIIHRDLKPSNVMISDFGETIVLDWGLAQSVNRNAVQQHSDERPNVCETQAEVSSMIEPDGTIVGTPAYMSPEQAAGDISKIDQASDIYSLGVVLYTVIAGRHPYHGQSVETILEQVRNASYTDLRTIQPRTPSPLVSIVNKAMSASAKDRYRSADQLASDVRRFIAGDPVSVHRESPIQRSIRWSRHHQGMAATIAISVAVLLIASIAFAIVIKQSHRAEQLARIEAQRAHREAILSLAEARDATDTWLVELSGSLQFYPGMATLRSELLERAIDQYDRITKQNLASAPSADFVIDASSGRSLSVSTDNTERIALLERAKASLRLGDLYRLTGKPEQAQQHYRAAESLLQSAPSGNLDSIVTPVSLAANTTSSAIETGSIDYLFHLERIQSLIGQLLISDQSTANLPSQDRITSARLWLWQIIQPHYHAKSNDSLPPLDPFSARVASAFVRLELAMRFAILNNPPSDWQWNEASYQQSLQVARWLTKRRGTVGDRRLSENIQTDHCGRLTQAGQHQLAAESWSVLIDDLKRWLTADPDRIDYMQSLAHALLERGNSLVAIGRHADATADFEASIRLLETAWQLTDDDGFYRVNLATAENNLGQLLANGNPRNPELATRLLRQSLQTYEALLREEVTADRLRRYAQTHHALAMVTLESAQNANVIANESIEHAQKATSAFEILKDYENLTIDDTLNWMRSEVLLAAHHTNQGNMDAAAKHLDSVQRQDCWVADQTLTAPQDQRLGQLRDAVANIQQATVETDAIPQGAIGTIDNIAPTDTESRSSE